In Alistipes ihumii AP11, a genomic segment contains:
- a CDS encoding substrate import-associated zinc metallohydrolase lipoprotein, with the protein MKNMRIALLLMAVGLMSVSCEEEKLDTSMRIPGLGGEEYIPNEIDEWLYDNFTAPYNIEVIYRWDASQVQSSWLRPIVPVEEDSVVTFMTAIRDVWFEPYERAVGDVFLKKMTPKQVVLGGSGEYQFGAIKLGQAEGGLKILLLNVNNFDRSTDISDPEQETSPEGANCIRQFLHTIEHEFAHILHQTTMFDKTYESISAGKYNPTGWTDVEYAEAQSLGFITPYAMSGKDEDFVEMISVIMVYGREWYDDMVQKTCFQNGKLVNETAYDAFTRKEAIVVDYMKNVWGIKFYDDAEGKGIVTYVQEAIEQQLD; encoded by the coding sequence ATGAAAAATATGAGAATAGCATTGTTGCTGATGGCCGTCGGTCTGATGTCCGTCTCCTGCGAGGAGGAGAAGCTGGATACTTCCATGAGGATTCCGGGCTTGGGCGGCGAAGAATACATTCCCAACGAAATCGACGAGTGGCTGTACGACAATTTTACGGCTCCGTACAATATTGAAGTGATCTATCGTTGGGACGCGTCGCAGGTGCAGTCGTCGTGGCTTCGCCCGATCGTTCCGGTCGAGGAGGATTCCGTCGTGACTTTCATGACGGCGATCCGGGACGTTTGGTTCGAGCCCTACGAGCGGGCCGTGGGCGATGTGTTTCTGAAGAAGATGACGCCCAAACAGGTCGTGCTGGGCGGTAGCGGCGAGTACCAGTTCGGCGCGATCAAGCTAGGTCAGGCCGAAGGCGGTCTGAAGATTCTGCTGCTGAACGTCAATAATTTCGATCGTAGCACGGATATTTCCGATCCGGAGCAGGAAACGTCGCCCGAGGGCGCCAACTGCATCCGTCAGTTCCTGCATACGATCGAGCACGAGTTCGCCCATATCCTGCATCAGACGACGATGTTCGACAAGACGTACGAGTCGATCAGCGCCGGCAAGTACAATCCGACGGGTTGGACCGACGTCGAATACGCCGAGGCTCAGTCTTTGGGCTTCATTACGCCTTATGCCATGTCGGGCAAGGACGAGGACTTCGTCGAAATGATCTCGGTCATCATGGTGTACGGCCGGGAGTGGTATGACGATATGGTGCAGAAGACCTGCTTCCAGAACGGCAAATTGGTCAACGAAACGGCCTACGACGCTTTCACCCGGAAAGAAGCGATCGTCGTCGACTATATGAAAAACGTCTGGGGTATCAAGTTCTATGACGACGCCGAGGGCAAGGGTATCGTTACTTACGTGCAGGAGGCGATCGAGCAGCAACTCGACTAA
- a CDS encoding DUF4302 domain-containing protein translates to MKRIIYLLIPVLIALTVLSCKRDYDDDYMGNVDERLNATLTAYQNELTSAEHGWMANISTSEGIYRFWMKFYVNNGEVMNDLKGNRVTMITDNMNYDYSGVNGGTAVPGTSSFRLKALQRPTLIFDTYSYLAVLCDPDDSVSHGSGNQGLQTDFEYEIASYEDSVFTLRGRTHRANATLVKATAEEERAASQAGMVRSIEALSRFIAAQNYSYIETQKYGPVLFNFNLRSMSTSYEAADGKSLVHSDVTDSYVDFDQNIILPEPIEVADQVVVTRLNWNSRTSKYEVVLADGSTTPLLSATYSPIPLSVWIGPEYNREYNMTGIPISWVDVIYQNYPLMGQYLALYADQLMDFGLELAQVNLYFRQKSDGSMYMELMPLFFLPNDDLYGASYNFDMAMPEPGVLRLGNYTCPFDANGFNTTFLEAGAGKELLDALAGQTFEMDWFGTLSSTSGEKIPLIYWECKSNPSLVIVGYPEVDR, encoded by the coding sequence ATGAAAAGAATTATATATCTGCTGATTCCGGTATTGATTGCCCTGACCGTACTCTCCTGTAAAAGGGATTACGACGACGATTACATGGGCAATGTCGATGAACGGCTGAACGCGACGCTGACCGCCTATCAGAACGAACTGACGTCGGCCGAGCACGGTTGGATGGCCAACATTTCCACCAGCGAGGGTATCTATCGCTTCTGGATGAAGTTTTACGTCAACAATGGCGAGGTGATGAACGACCTGAAAGGAAATCGGGTCACGATGATCACCGACAATATGAATTACGATTACAGCGGAGTGAACGGGGGGACGGCGGTTCCGGGAACCTCTTCCTTCCGTCTGAAGGCGTTGCAGCGTCCTACGCTGATATTCGACACGTACAGCTATCTGGCCGTGCTCTGCGATCCGGACGACAGTGTCAGCCACGGGTCGGGCAATCAGGGGCTCCAGACCGACTTCGAGTACGAGATCGCCTCGTATGAGGACAGCGTTTTCACGCTGCGCGGCCGCACGCACCGCGCTAATGCGACGCTGGTCAAAGCGACCGCAGAGGAAGAACGGGCCGCCAGTCAGGCGGGTATGGTGAGGTCGATCGAAGCGCTGTCGAGATTCATCGCTGCCCAGAATTATTCCTACATCGAAACCCAGAAGTACGGGCCTGTGCTGTTCAATTTCAATCTGCGCTCGATGAGTACTTCCTACGAGGCCGCCGACGGGAAATCGCTGGTCCATTCCGACGTGACGGACTCTTATGTCGATTTCGATCAGAACATCATTCTGCCCGAACCGATCGAGGTGGCCGATCAGGTGGTCGTTACCCGTTTGAACTGGAATTCCAGAACCTCGAAATACGAAGTCGTACTGGCCGACGGCTCGACGACTCCGCTTCTCAGTGCCACTTATTCTCCGATTCCTCTGTCGGTGTGGATCGGTCCCGAGTACAATCGGGAGTATAACATGACCGGTATTCCGATCAGTTGGGTGGACGTGATTTATCAGAACTATCCGTTGATGGGGCAATATCTCGCCCTCTATGCCGATCAACTGATGGATTTCGGGCTGGAGCTGGCTCAGGTGAACCTGTATTTCCGTCAGAAATCGGACGGAAGCATGTACATGGAGCTGATGCCGTTATTCTTTCTTCCTAACGATGACTTGTACGGCGCCAGCTACAACTTCGACATGGCCATGCCCGAGCCGGGCGTACTGAGGTTGGGTAACTATACCTGCCCGTTCGACGCCAACGGCTTTAACACGACTTTCTTGGAAGCCGGCGCCGGCAAGGAATTGCTCGATGCACTGGCAGGCCAGACTTTCGAAATGGACTGGTTCGGTACGTTGAGCTCTACGTCCGGCGAGAAGATTCCGTTGATCTATTGGGAATGCAAATCGAATCCTTCGTTGGTCATCGTGGGCTATCCGGAGGTTGACAGATAG
- a CDS encoding 30S ribosomal protein S16 encodes MPVKIRLARRGKKGYPFYHIVVADSRAPRDGKFIENIGSYNPNTNPATINLDFEKALDWLQKGAQPTDTCRAILSYKGVLMKKHLLGGVSKGAFTQEAAEAKFAQWLEQKAGKISAKESKLSSDKAAAVKARLEEEKKVKEAKEKALEAKRAEAAAAQAAAEAEAAAEEAASQEEAPAAEEPAAEA; translated from the coding sequence ATGCCTGTAAAAATCAGATTAGCACGTCGCGGTAAGAAGGGCTATCCTTTCTACCATATCGTCGTTGCAGACAGCAGGGCGCCACGAGATGGTAAGTTCATCGAGAACATCGGGTCGTATAACCCGAACACCAATCCTGCCACAATCAACCTGGACTTCGAGAAAGCCCTGGACTGGTTGCAGAAAGGCGCTCAACCTACCGACACCTGTCGGGCCATCCTTTCCTATAAAGGGGTGCTGATGAAGAAACACCTGCTCGGCGGGGTAAGCAAGGGCGCTTTCACGCAGGAAGCCGCCGAAGCGAAGTTCGCCCAGTGGCTCGAGCAGAAGGCCGGCAAGATTTCCGCCAAGGAGTCGAAGCTTTCGAGCGACAAGGCCGCTGCCGTTAAGGCCCGTTTGGAGGAAGAGAAGAAAGTGAAGGAGGCTAAGGAGAAGGCTCTCGAGGCCAAGCGGGCCGAAGCCGCTGCCGCGCAGGCCGCCGCCGAGGCCGAGGCTGCTGCCGAGGAAGCCGCTTCGCAGGAGGAGGCCCCTGCTGCGGAGGAGCCCGCCGCCGAGGCTTAG
- a CDS encoding SusC/RagA family TonB-linked outer membrane protein encodes MKKSLLLLIVFSFSFCALWAQTKISGIVTDAGNGAPIGYATVAVKGTAVGVTTDAKGAYTIPIPKGTQNATLTFSFVGYDPQEVVVGNRTKIDIALKSSSVDIDEVVVTGYQNLKKQTFTGSSVKLNASDLNVAGTSDISRMLEGKAAGVSVQNVSGTFGAAPKVRIRGVASITGDNKPLWVVDGVVLEDMVNVSNDQLSSGDPTTLLGSSVAGINAEDIETFDILKDAAATAMYGARAMNGVIVITTKRGKSTQLGEPIVRYHGDFTIRTKPSYDQYNIMNSFDQMSVNAEMERKGLLTSQIVNQSSSGMYGIMWNLIHSYDESKGQFGLENTKNAREAFLYKYAFANTDWFDLLFRNSLIQNHSVSISAGTEKSKTYASVGFMNDAGWTVANDKVDRYTMSFRNDYTISKKVSTAFAVNGMYRSQDTPGTFGRQTDVVTGEYNRDFDINPFSYALNTSRALRPYDENGNLEYTTLNYAPFNIFDELKYNRIHIDVADLRLQGELNYQIIKGLKYSFIGALRYVKTDTEHRVHEKSNAANAYRAAGNSTIREMNPYLYRDPNDPSAEPVVVLPYGGFYNRDEMSMRAYDVRNSLSYNKVFDNGVRTQELNVLGGVQAKFADRHFNSNSGYGYQYDYGGVVAIDPKLFEMLIARQFPYYSMTQTYDRQAAFYANADYTYDRRYSVSATFRYDGNNGLGSSSSARWLPTWNLGARWNIANEKFMENAEKVDVMGLRLSYGLSANTGLATNSSVVYRYNEVYRPGNTENGMVIEELENKDLTWEKNYQFNVGYDLTMFDGRLNFSLDYYNRQSFDLINLIKVSGIGGNMWKYANYCDLSAYGFDVTLGGTIIRTKDWSWTANLTFGYSHNEIKNAKNEPQVWDMVRQEGGNKNGYPVHSLFSIPFAGLDPDSGIPMFYDQDGNLTTDVYMQGTETDFLKYEGTVDPKYTGGLNTTVRWKNLSMNLFFSFAAGNVVRLDPVFRDTYSDINALPNDFKNRWVKSGDELKTNVPSIADLLTASMELGNAYPYNNYNYSDVRVAKGDFIRLKSISFAYDVPSSWIRKSHFFKSASIRVTGKDLWLLYSDKKLHGQDPEFYNSGGVAMPIQPQVVFSLDLGF; translated from the coding sequence ATGAAAAAATCTTTACTGTTATTAATCGTTTTTAGTTTTAGCTTCTGTGCCCTTTGGGCCCAGACTAAGATTAGCGGTATCGTGACCGACGCGGGGAACGGGGCGCCCATAGGCTATGCTACCGTTGCCGTGAAGGGAACGGCGGTCGGCGTCACGACCGATGCGAAAGGCGCATATACGATTCCCATTCCGAAAGGGACGCAGAACGCTACGCTGACGTTCAGCTTCGTCGGCTACGACCCGCAGGAGGTCGTCGTGGGCAATCGCACGAAAATCGACATAGCGTTAAAGAGCTCATCCGTAGATATCGACGAGGTCGTCGTCACCGGTTATCAGAACCTCAAGAAGCAGACCTTTACCGGTTCGTCGGTCAAGCTGAACGCGTCCGACCTGAACGTGGCCGGTACGTCGGACATCAGCCGTATGCTGGAAGGCAAGGCGGCCGGCGTATCGGTGCAGAACGTGTCGGGTACGTTCGGTGCCGCGCCCAAGGTGCGTATTCGCGGCGTCGCGTCGATCACCGGCGACAACAAGCCGCTGTGGGTCGTCGACGGTGTGGTGCTGGAGGATATGGTGAACGTGTCGAACGACCAGCTCTCGAGCGGCGACCCGACGACGTTGCTGGGCTCTTCGGTGGCCGGTATCAATGCCGAGGACATCGAGACGTTCGACATTCTGAAGGATGCCGCCGCTACGGCCATGTACGGCGCCCGCGCGATGAACGGCGTGATCGTCATCACGACCAAGCGGGGCAAGAGTACGCAGCTCGGCGAGCCGATCGTCCGCTACCACGGCGACTTCACGATCCGCACGAAGCCCTCGTACGATCAGTACAATATCATGAACTCGTTCGACCAGATGTCCGTCAATGCCGAAATGGAACGCAAGGGGTTGCTCACCTCGCAGATCGTCAATCAGTCTTCGTCCGGTATGTACGGCATCATGTGGAATTTGATCCATTCTTATGATGAATCGAAAGGTCAGTTCGGTTTGGAAAATACGAAAAACGCCCGCGAGGCATTCCTTTATAAATATGCTTTCGCCAATACGGACTGGTTCGACCTGCTGTTCCGCAATTCGCTGATCCAGAACCACAGCGTCAGCATCTCGGCCGGTACGGAGAAGTCGAAGACCTATGCTTCGGTAGGCTTCATGAACGATGCGGGCTGGACGGTGGCCAACGATAAGGTGGACCGCTACACGATGTCGTTCCGCAACGACTACACGATCAGCAAGAAGGTTTCGACCGCCTTCGCCGTCAACGGAATGTACCGCAGTCAGGATACTCCCGGTACGTTCGGCCGTCAGACCGACGTCGTGACCGGCGAGTACAACCGCGATTTCGATATCAACCCGTTCAGTTATGCGCTCAACACGAGCCGCGCGCTGCGTCCTTACGACGAGAACGGCAACCTGGAGTACACGACACTGAACTACGCTCCGTTCAATATCTTCGACGAGCTGAAGTACAACCGCATCCACATCGACGTAGCCGACCTGAGGTTGCAGGGCGAGCTGAACTATCAAATCATCAAGGGGTTGAAGTATAGCTTTATCGGAGCTTTGCGTTACGTGAAGACCGATACCGAACACCGGGTGCACGAGAAGTCCAATGCGGCCAATGCCTATCGGGCCGCCGGCAACTCGACGATCCGCGAAATGAATCCCTACCTGTACCGCGACCCGAACGATCCGTCGGCCGAGCCGGTGGTCGTGTTGCCCTACGGCGGTTTCTACAACCGCGACGAAATGTCGATGAGGGCCTATGACGTGCGTAACTCGCTTTCGTACAACAAGGTGTTCGACAACGGCGTCCGGACGCAGGAGCTCAATGTGCTGGGCGGCGTGCAGGCCAAGTTCGCCGACCGCCACTTCAACTCGAACAGCGGTTACGGCTATCAGTACGATTACGGCGGAGTGGTAGCGATCGATCCGAAGCTGTTCGAGATGCTGATCGCTCGTCAGTTCCCTTATTATAGTATGACGCAGACATACGACCGTCAGGCCGCCTTTTATGCGAATGCCGACTATACCTACGACCGTCGCTATTCGGTTTCGGCTACGTTCCGTTACGACGGAAACAACGGCCTGGGAAGTTCGAGCTCGGCCCGCTGGTTGCCTACGTGGAACCTGGGAGCCCGCTGGAACATCGCTAACGAGAAGTTCATGGAGAATGCCGAGAAGGTGGACGTGATGGGCCTGCGCCTGAGCTACGGTCTGTCGGCCAATACGGGTCTGGCGACCAACTCGAGCGTCGTGTATCGCTACAACGAGGTGTACCGCCCGGGAAATACCGAGAACGGCATGGTGATCGAGGAGCTCGAGAACAAGGACCTGACGTGGGAGAAGAACTATCAGTTCAACGTCGGCTACGACCTGACGATGTTCGACGGTCGGCTGAATTTCAGCTTGGACTACTATAACCGTCAGAGTTTCGACCTGATCAACCTGATCAAGGTGTCGGGTATCGGCGGCAACATGTGGAAATACGCCAACTATTGCGACCTGAGCGCTTACGGCTTCGACGTGACGTTGGGCGGTACGATCATCCGGACCAAGGACTGGAGCTGGACGGCCAACCTGACTTTCGGTTATTCGCACAACGAGATCAAGAACGCGAAGAACGAACCTCAGGTCTGGGATATGGTACGTCAGGAGGGCGGCAACAAGAACGGCTATCCGGTGCACAGCCTCTTCTCGATTCCGTTCGCCGGGCTCGATCCCGACAGCGGTATCCCGATGTTCTACGACCAGGACGGCAATCTGACGACCGACGTTTACATGCAAGGTACTGAAACCGACTTCCTGAAGTACGAGGGTACGGTCGATCCGAAGTACACCGGCGGTCTGAATACCACGGTCCGGTGGAAGAACCTGTCGATGAACCTGTTCTTCAGCTTCGCCGCAGGCAACGTGGTTCGTCTCGACCCGGTTTTCCGCGATACGTACAGCGACATCAACGCCCTTCCGAACGACTTCAAGAACCGGTGGGTGAAATCTGGAGACGAGTTGAAGACGAATGTTCCGTCGATTGCCGACCTGCTGACCGCGTCGATGGAACTGGGCAACGCCTATCCGTATAACAACTACAACTACTCGGACGTCCGGGTGGCCAAGGGCGATTTCATCCGCCTGAAGTCCATCTCGTTCGCCTATGACGTGCCGTCGAGCTGGATCCGCAAAAGCCATTTCTTCAAGAGCGCCTCGATCCGCGTGACGGGCAAAGACCTTTGGCTGCTTTACTCCGACAAGAAGCTGCACGGTCAGGACCCCGAGTTCTACAACTCCGGCGGCGTGGCCATGCCTATTCAGCCTCAGGTCGTATTCTCGCTCGATCTCGGGTTCTGA
- a CDS encoding formate/nitrite transporter family protein — translation MKETLSSAETLAAAEQAALTKTKLGTRKTLVLAALAGAYIAIGGTLSLLVGYGFAQAAAGNPGLQKLLSGAMFPLGLILVVLAGAELFTGNNAVLIPGALGRRYPWKAVARNWALVYLGNFAGALLFAYFFVYLTGVAASEPWNEAIRNIALAKVSMPWHVVLLKGIGANWLVCLAVWLGMCSRGAAGKILGLWFPVMCFVAIGYEHSIANMFFIPLGMMQGAEVGWGEFIGRNLIPATLGNVAGGAVFVGGLYWYVYGTGKAKE, via the coding sequence ATGAAGGAAACCTTGTCTTCTGCCGAAACACTGGCCGCCGCCGAACAGGCCGCCCTGACCAAAACGAAGCTCGGAACGCGCAAAACGCTCGTACTGGCCGCGCTAGCCGGAGCCTACATCGCCATAGGCGGCACGCTGTCGCTGCTCGTCGGCTACGGCTTCGCACAAGCGGCCGCCGGCAATCCGGGTTTACAAAAGCTGCTCTCGGGCGCCATGTTTCCGCTCGGGCTGATTCTGGTCGTTCTGGCCGGAGCGGAGCTGTTCACGGGCAACAACGCCGTCCTGATTCCGGGAGCGCTCGGCCGCCGGTATCCGTGGAAAGCCGTCGCACGCAACTGGGCGCTCGTCTATCTCGGCAATTTCGCCGGCGCGCTGCTGTTCGCCTACTTTTTCGTCTACCTGACCGGAGTCGCGGCCTCGGAGCCGTGGAACGAAGCGATCCGGAACATCGCTCTGGCCAAAGTATCCATGCCGTGGCACGTCGTACTGCTGAAAGGCATCGGCGCAAACTGGCTCGTATGTCTGGCCGTGTGGCTCGGCATGTGCTCGCGCGGCGCGGCCGGCAAGATTCTCGGCCTGTGGTTTCCCGTCATGTGCTTCGTCGCGATCGGCTACGAACACAGCATCGCCAACATGTTCTTCATTCCGCTGGGCATGATGCAGGGGGCCGAAGTCGGCTGGGGCGAGTTCATCGGGAGGAACCTGATTCCGGCCACGCTCGGCAACGTCGCGGGAGGAGCCGTCTTCGTCGGAGGGCTTTACTGGTACGTCTACGGAACGGGAAAGGCGAAGGAGTAG
- a CDS encoding alpha/beta fold hydrolase, whose protein sequence is MKSILWLFVALIGYVRLQGKEMTVTTTDSVRLYVKVKGQGPYLLYVHGGPGSGSYWLEKFSGDFLERHFTMVYLDQRGTGRSTGPADGDYSMERMVEDFEQVRSVLHIDRWLTLGHSFGGILQMGYVERVPDAIEGMIMLNCTLCIEDSFENGWFHRTRELLGKSRCAFLKNDSLSDMEKLAIAAGKLEEKELRWKIFYASPESDAEMNRSFQEIPDFNNDFSGEFRSFPEYFRDYRPATAGVEIPVLFFYGKTDWSVGPRHYRKVRFPNMILWGSDVGHMPFLENGEDMQKAILAFLEKNGLSDRR, encoded by the coding sequence ATGAAAAGCATTTTATGGTTGTTTGTCGCTTTGATCGGATATGTACGGCTTCAGGGGAAGGAAATGACCGTTACGACGACCGACAGCGTCCGGCTTTATGTGAAAGTGAAGGGGCAGGGACCGTACTTGCTTTATGTTCACGGAGGGCCCGGATCGGGTTCCTATTGGCTCGAAAAGTTCTCCGGCGATTTTCTTGAACGACATTTTACGATGGTCTATCTGGACCAGAGGGGAACCGGACGTTCGACCGGTCCGGCCGACGGGGACTACTCGATGGAAAGAATGGTCGAAGACTTTGAGCAGGTGCGCAGCGTCCTGCATATCGACCGATGGCTTACGCTGGGGCACTCGTTCGGGGGAATCCTGCAAATGGGGTATGTGGAGCGAGTTCCCGATGCGATCGAAGGAATGATCATGCTGAACTGTACGCTATGTATCGAGGATAGCTTTGAAAACGGCTGGTTTCACAGAACGAGGGAACTGCTGGGGAAAAGCCGGTGCGCGTTCCTGAAAAACGATTCCCTTTCCGATATGGAAAAATTAGCGATAGCCGCCGGCAAGCTCGAGGAGAAGGAACTGCGATGGAAGATATTTTATGCTTCGCCGGAAAGCGATGCGGAGATGAACCGGTCGTTTCAGGAAATTCCCGATTTCAATAACGATTTCAGCGGCGAGTTCCGGTCGTTTCCGGAATATTTCCGGGACTACCGTCCGGCCACGGCCGGGGTTGAGATACCCGTCCTGTTTTTTTACGGTAAGACCGACTGGAGCGTCGGCCCGCGACATTACCGGAAAGTGCGTTTCCCGAATATGATTCTGTGGGGAAGCGACGTCGGACATATGCCGTTTCTCGAAAACGGGGAGGACATGCAAAAAGCCATACTCGCTTTTCTGGAAAAGAACGGTTTGTCCGATAGGAGGTAA
- a CDS encoding ribosome maturation factor RimM: MSGNASVAVARVSKSFGSEGELLVSLFDTFPDDFDLREPLFVEIDRLAVPLFCDRFERRGRNGALVVFADFYSERRTAELIGRELFLCGGRLADGEEPPGDGLVYLEDLVGLEASVGDAYGGVIEEFIDGENPLFLLRIDGREIYVPAVDEFIVETDLENGVIRFDLPDGLIDLND; this comes from the coding sequence ATGTCGGGAAATGCCAGCGTAGCCGTCGCCCGCGTGTCGAAGTCTTTCGGCTCGGAAGGGGAGTTGCTGGTAAGCCTTTTCGATACGTTTCCCGACGATTTTGATTTGAGGGAGCCGCTGTTCGTCGAGATCGACCGACTGGCGGTCCCTCTTTTTTGCGACCGTTTCGAGCGTCGCGGGCGCAACGGAGCGCTGGTCGTCTTCGCCGATTTTTACAGCGAGCGCCGCACGGCCGAGCTGATCGGCCGGGAGCTTTTCCTATGCGGCGGACGATTGGCGGACGGCGAGGAACCGCCCGGCGACGGGCTCGTCTATCTGGAGGACCTCGTAGGACTCGAGGCTTCGGTCGGCGATGCGTACGGCGGAGTCATCGAAGAGTTCATCGACGGCGAGAATCCGCTGTTTCTGCTCCGGATCGACGGCCGGGAAATCTATGTGCCGGCCGTCGACGAGTTTATCGTGGAGACCGATCTGGAAAACGGAGTGATCCGTTTCGACCTGCCCGACGGGCTGATCGATCTGAACGATTGA
- a CDS encoding RagB/SusD family nutrient uptake outer membrane protein — MKRIFKLASILGLGGLVAGCNSFLDKEPDNRASIDNLDKVSALLVSAYPNRTNMSLLDPRCDYIVDMGATLDGSQPSSSFDFVVSGFMWDEYTRSESSNDTYEQYWTSVYEAISAANHALAAIETLPTSEQANAGKQRAEALMTRAYNHFTLLTMYANMFDSKFADVNTNMNPGVPYVTEPEDVVIKYYDRGTVAGTLEKIKNDFNQAIRDIGGSADYAQPKYHFTLDAANAFGARMALYTGDYGAVIAYANALGLPTASKLNEMTEDGEPVKNDDGTPVLYVAEDDAANMYCLNNMNDWNTIAATGSADGMRMGFSGTSAPGNLLISECVTVIVRGTAGTAYARHGVNRATMIEMLYGSPTGVYLNQPAFSYSGDDTFIIPKFYEDFKMDNVQAQTGLPYAKIPLLRREEVLLARAEAFALTGRYQDALNDLNIWTALRADATEYVYGKHVLYKDLLLSHYSADLANEDHFINSRYNASKFTATGDELRFQKALILAILDARKLEFLREGIRHFDILRWFIPVYHATADGQRSELTPEDDRRVIQLPQVVSLSGVEQNPWSNVGAWY, encoded by the coding sequence ATGAAAAGGATTTTCAAACTCGCTTCGATTTTGGGTCTGGGAGGGCTCGTCGCCGGTTGCAACAGTTTCCTCGACAAGGAGCCGGACAACCGCGCGTCGATCGACAACCTGGACAAGGTGAGCGCCCTGCTCGTCTCGGCCTATCCCAATCGGACGAACATGTCGCTGCTCGATCCGCGTTGCGACTATATCGTCGACATGGGCGCAACGCTCGACGGCTCGCAGCCTTCTTCTTCTTTCGATTTCGTCGTCAGCGGTTTCATGTGGGACGAGTACACCCGTTCGGAATCGAGCAACGATACCTACGAGCAATACTGGACGTCCGTTTACGAGGCCATTTCGGCGGCCAACCATGCGCTGGCGGCTATCGAGACGCTTCCTACCTCCGAACAGGCGAACGCAGGCAAGCAGCGCGCCGAAGCCCTGATGACCCGGGCATACAATCATTTCACGCTGCTGACGATGTATGCCAACATGTTCGACTCGAAGTTCGCGGACGTGAACACCAATATGAATCCGGGCGTTCCGTACGTGACCGAGCCCGAGGACGTCGTGATCAAGTATTACGACCGTGGCACGGTGGCCGGCACGCTGGAGAAAATCAAGAACGATTTCAATCAGGCCATCCGGGATATCGGCGGGAGCGCCGACTACGCTCAGCCCAAATATCACTTTACTCTGGATGCGGCCAACGCGTTCGGGGCCCGTATGGCGCTTTATACGGGCGACTACGGGGCGGTGATCGCCTATGCTAATGCGCTCGGACTGCCTACGGCCTCGAAGCTGAACGAAATGACCGAGGACGGAGAGCCGGTCAAGAATGACGACGGGACTCCCGTGCTTTACGTAGCCGAGGACGATGCGGCCAACATGTATTGCCTGAACAATATGAACGACTGGAATACGATTGCCGCTACGGGCTCTGCCGACGGCATGCGGATGGGCTTCTCTGGGACCAGCGCGCCGGGCAATCTGCTGATTTCCGAATGCGTGACCGTTATCGTGCGCGGAACCGCGGGTACGGCTTACGCGCGTCACGGCGTCAACCGGGCGACGATGATCGAGATGCTGTACGGCTCGCCGACGGGAGTCTATCTGAATCAGCCCGCTTTCAGCTATTCGGGCGACGATACGTTCATTATCCCCAAGTTCTACGAGGACTTCAAGATGGATAACGTGCAGGCTCAGACAGGGCTTCCGTATGCGAAGATTCCGCTGCTTCGCCGCGAGGAGGTGCTTCTGGCCCGTGCCGAGGCGTTCGCTCTGACGGGCCGCTATCAGGATGCGCTGAACGACCTGAATATCTGGACGGCCCTTCGTGCCGATGCGACGGAGTACGTATACGGAAAGCATGTCCTCTACAAGGATCTGCTGCTTTCGCATTACAGTGCGGACCTGGCCAATGAGGACCATTTCATCAACAGCCGTTACAATGCGTCCAAGTTCACTGCTACCGGCGACGAGCTGCGTTTCCAGAAGGCGTTGATACTCGCCATCCTGGATGCCCGGAAGCTGGAATTCCTGCGCGAAGGCATCCGTCATTTCGATATTCTGCGCTGGTTCATTCCTGTTTATCATGCGACAGCCGACGGGCAGCGCAGCGAGCTGACTCCGGAGGACGACCGTCGGGTGATTCAGTTGCCTCAGGTCGTGTCGCTTTCGGGAGTCGAGCAGAATCCGTGGAGCAACGTAGGTGCATGGTATTAA